A section of the Parasteatoda tepidariorum isolate YZ-2023 chromosome 6, CAS_Ptep_4.0, whole genome shotgun sequence genome encodes:
- the LOC122271459 gene encoding mucin-3B-like isoform X2: MPENAFFPPEFPSALYNTPRNSFLTPLVFKESQRDNKMPIYPPSTKQQDLSYATANDAKVQGNEPSTFTEPISKSSFVNPALVNETVDLVATQVMRDEKQENKDSAERIPNEQRNVDSLKSSPRIQIVKSPRLQAINFSYPPIRESAFIPTEKIELLRTPVTKDKQKFSSLSNLPLFKPQGQLFDASKPKTAYSIRQQNKAYVGKEEPKSLPQTTSFNSFNLPLLKPQAPKFDVSKPKALFPITQQSKAFVGKEEPKSQPQTTSFNSVNLPLLKSPAPKFNVSKPKPYFPIVQQTKAFVGKGVPKSQPQSTTFNSVNLSHLIPQAPKFDVSKPKSYFPVAQQIKAFVGKEEPKSLPQTTTFNPVNLPLLKPQAPKFDVSKPKAVYPQQNQAYVGKDEPKSPLPVTTFDSSNKAINSTNQTMVEFPMEMQKVNDHLMYKNTYTLRKFAVPDKSTNFSQNILKSNNFPSIISSPLSTVFDTSSKNGQYYHYVMNLGQNGQSKPHSRTRIYSTGNGLLEILNKTGIPYYKNPNIQYEAGTVTSKPQNDYENFKTDINDSKHLKNEATELEANSAFSDVVFDELDSKSSSLKPENSSLNVGNELQRMEEDVKNQLTFITNTNEPQETLTISLNDPEEEFLLNTSSQESVSTPSAFLVDVFDLNKDTFPFPNLTQDVFEVVHKDSEEENEEDLSAFKVTIPESPLYLFEDFPTASKSNLFNDNIKELSNEYVTSLEEFNPAPEITVVNFSTESTTSIDTSTKVDATTITGSPISTSLTSTISSHLEEITTTEGAENIVNDPSDATSLITDFTTLASKTAPTTLKPIDITEKDIFEFTSKLNTQSSFAVTNPTASSISSETEASTITLSSAESITFEPTVATGYENDVTTSKASESMEKPMLELVIQNNGISDLVSKLHNMPMIIRVLNAERNMSFPVELVSSGETDNGLIKLDEALLDNETSTSTTNEMTENQEKILTELESEIQSQENSSSSNSNENQTQDIEPVSADFTTSTIPPQMTTKRESEDNIFDESKETAERKIVTILKKVVNKSSIVSETLNNNKTDSYQPESSNKKLTVITPLVSRAKNKTVVKRTKVVRKSKTSRKNESKRRENTSSELKIADSSKSKTKSLSSSESFSSPLQGLPFKYTSPQREIPAAYKNFSPEKEYTASKGLELPNEPIFRDPTIFIDHIPATFNNDGLISGKDIRNNPLRYISDYSGYLEQTGLSKQDSYSEKDITLFPATHDDIRHSQQLFRSFQSNNTSKNNVAKSSGKFDYVDVLPYDGMSPAISKGSEIRNAQGTEFGPDAVIIIDDYEDMPAYHGDDKYIFIGQNDRSIANTNGREVFIDPSGQKVSYIDLL, encoded by the coding sequence CTcttgtttttaaagaatctcAACGTGATAATAAAATGCCTATATATCCACCATCCACTAAGCAACAAGACTTGAGCTATGCTACTGCAAATGATGCTAAAGTTCAGGGAAATGAACCATCTACATTTACTGAGCCCATATCTAAATCTTCTTTCGTTAATCCGGCATTGGTGAATGAAACTGTAGATCTGGTTGCTACACAGGTGATGAGAGACgagaaacaagaaaataaagacAGTGCTGAACGCATCCCAAATGAACAAAGGAATGTTGATTCTCTTAAATCCTCTCCAAGAATACAGATTGTGAAATCACCTAGGCTGCAGGcaatcaatttttcttatcCACCAATCAGAGAATCAGCCTTTATCCCgactgaaaaaattgaattgctgCGAACACCAGTCACTAAAGATAAACAGAAGTTTTCATCTCTCTCTAATTTGCCTCTTTTCAAACCGCAAGGTCAATTATTTGATGCTTCAAAACCAAAAACAGCGTATTCCATAAGGCAACAAAACAAAGCATACGTTGGAAAAGAAGAACCTAAATCTCTACCACAAACTacatcttttaattcttttaatttgccTCTTTTAAAACCTCAAGCACCAAAGTTTGATGTTTCAAAACCAAAAGCACTCTTTCCTATAACTCAGCAAAGCAAAGCTTTTGTTGGTAAAGAAGAACCTAAATCTCAACCACAAACTACATCttttaattctgttaatttGCCCCTTTTAAAATCTCCAGCACCAAagtttaatgtttcaaaaccaAAACCGTATTTTCCCATAGTTCAGCAAACTAAAGCTTTTGTTGGTAAAGGAGTACCTAAATCTCAACCACAAAGTACAACttttaattctgttaatttGTCTCATTTAATTCCTCAAGCACCAAAGTTTGATGTTTCAAAaccaaaatcatattttcccGTAGCTCAGCAAATTAAAGCTTTTGTTGGTAAAGAAGAACCTAAATCTCTACCTCAAACTACAACTTTTAATCCTGTTAATTTACCCCTTTTAAAACCTCAGGCACCAAAGTTTGATGTTTCAAAGCCAAAAGCTGTTTATCCTCAACAAAACCAAGCGTATGTTGGTAAAGATGAACCTAAATCTCCATTACCAGTGACAACTTTTGATTCTTCTAACAAAGCTATAAATAGTACAAATCAAACAATGGTTGAGTTTCCAATGgaaatgcaaaaagtaaatgatcatttaatgtataaaaatacttacacattaagaaaatttgcaGTTCCAGATAAATCTaccaatttttctcaaaatattctcaaaagcaataattttccATCAATAATATCTTCTCCCCTATCTACAGTATTTGATACTTCGAGTAAAAATGGTCAGTATTACCATTACGTCATGAATTTGGGACAAAATGGTCAAAGCAAACCACACTCTAGGACAAGAATATATTCTACAGGTAATGGATTATtagaaattcttaataaaactgGTAttccttattataaaaatccaaATATCCAATATGAAGCAGGAACTGTAACATCAAAACCTCAGaatgattatgaaaattttaaaactgatattaatGATTCAAAGCATTTAAAGAATGAAGCTACTGAACTAGAAGCAAATAGTGCATTTTCGGATGTTGTGTTTGATGAATTGGATTCTAAATCGTCCTCTCTCAAACCTGAAAACAGTTCGTTGAACGTAGGAAATGAGCTTCAACGCATGGAAGAAGACGTTAAAAACCAATTGACATTCATAACTAACACCAATGAACCTCAGGAAACTCTAACCATCTCCTTGAATGACCCAGAAGAAGAATTTCTGCTTAATACTTCCTCACAAGAGTCAGTATCAACACCCTCCGCTTTCCTTGTAGATGTTTTTGACCTCAATAAAGATACTTTCCCTTTCCCAAACTTAACCCAAGATGTTTTTGAAGTTGTTCACAAAGATTCGGAGGAAGAAAATGAAGAGGATCTTTCTGCATTTAAAGTTACAATTCCAGAGTCTCCTTTATATTTGTTTGAAGATTTCCCAACAGCCAGTAAAAGTAATCTTTTTAATGATAACATAAAAGAATTATCAAATGAGTATGTAACTTCTTTAGAAGAATTCAATCCAGCTCCTGAAATTACCGTTGTTAATTTTTCGACTGAATCAACAACATCTATTGACACAAGCACAAAAGTTGACGCGACAACCATTACTGGATCACCCATTTCGACCAGCCTCACATCAACTATTTCATCTCACTTAGAAGAAATTACAACCACTGAAGGGGCAGAAAATATCGTTAATGACCCATCAGATGCAACTTCCCTGATTACTGATTTCACCACATTAGCTAGCAAGACTGCACCTACTACATTAAAACCTATTGATATAACTGAAAAAGACATATTTGAATTCACGTCAAAGCTTAATACCCAATCATCCTTTGCTGTCACTAATCCAACAGCATCTTCAATTAGCTCAGAAACTGAAGCATCTACCATTACGTTATCCTCTGCAGAATCTATTACATTTGAACCTACTGTTGCTACTGGTTACGAAAACGATGTTACAACTTCCAAAGCGAGCGAATCCATGGAAAAACCTATGTTAGAACTAGTAATTCAAAACAATGGAATTAGTGATTTAGTTTCTAAACTGCATAATATGCCAATGATAATCAGAGTGCTAAATGCTGAGAGAAACATGTCCTTCCCAGTGGAATTAGTTTCTAGTGGAGAAACAGATAATGGACTCATCAAATTGGATGAAGCTTTACTTGATAATGAGACAAGCACTTCAACGACCAATGAAATGActgaaaatcaagagaaaatACTTACAGAGTTAGAAAGTGAAATTCAAAGTCAAGAGAATAGCTCTTCGTCTAACAGTAACGAGAATCAAACACAAGACATAGAACCTGTAAGCGCCGATTTTACAACTAGCACTATACCACCTCAGATGACTACAAAACGTGAATCagaagataatatttttgatgaatcgAAGGAAACTgctgaaagaaaaatagttacaaTCCTAAAGAAAGTTGTGAACAAATCTTCCATAGTttctgaaactttaaataataataaaactgactCGTATCAGCCAGaatcatcaaataaaaagttaactgTCATAACCCCTTTAGTTTcaagagcaaaaaataaaactgttgtgaaaagaacAAAAGTCGTAAGGAAATCAAAGACCTctagaaaaaatgaaagcaagCGCCGAGAGAATACGagttcagaattaaaaattgctgattCCAGTAAAAGCAAGACTAAAAGTCTCAGTTCATCTGAAAGTTTCAGTTCACCTTTACAGGGTTTGCCATTTAAGTACACCTCACCACAAAGAGAAATTCCTGCAGCTTATAAGAATTTCTCACCGGAGAAAGAATACACTGCGAGTAAAGGACTTGAATTGCCAAATGAACCTATTTTTCGAGACCCAACAATTTTTATCGATCACATCCCGGCTACGTTCAACAACGATGGCCTTATTTCCGGTAAAGATATTAGAAACAACCCACTAAGATATATTTCTGACTATTCAGGTTACCTTGAGCAGACTGGCCTAAGCAAGCAAGACTCCTATTCAGAAAAAGACATTACATTGTTTCCAGCAACTCATGATGACATCAGACATTCTCAGCAGTTATTTAGAAGTTTTCAAAGTAACAATACCTCCAAGAACAACGTAGCTAAAAGTTCTGGAAAATTCGATTATGTAGATGTCCTCCCATACGATGGAATGAGCCCAGCAATTAGCAAGGGAAGTGAAATTCGTAATGCTCAAGGAACCGAGTTTGGTCCAGATGCCGTCATTATTATAGATGATTATGAAGATATGCCAGCATACCATGGagatgataaatatatttttatcggTCAAAATGACAGAAGTATTGCTAATACGAATGGTAGAGAAGTCTTTATAGATCCAAGTGGACAAAAAGTTTCTTATATAGACTTGTTATAA